A window from Candidatus Woesearchaeota archaeon encodes these proteins:
- a CDS encoding winged helix-turn-helix transcriptional regulator has product MAKKAGLSKDAVNYRIMNLEKAKIIQRYITVVNLRKFNYRTHILFFEFRKFDLEAEKKIIDFLTGFPYCIWAASASGSWDIIVDVISNGTEKFDEISSNILDSLGDNLKRYEFLETVKESYYNHKYLTGDKSNGDSSKEISSEPDNTDFMILKELSQNSRIKATEISRNIGISHDRVSYRIKKMLKSKIIEQFTVLLDFSKIGYTYYYLFFKFNSLTKPTEKRIITFLKSRKEVLFFGKNAGKYNFNIDVIVENPLQLKDFINSLRSFTGDIIGSRESLLIFEQHKNDYFPQGIILDRN; this is encoded by the coding sequence ATGGCTAAGAAAGCCGGCTTGTCTAAGGACGCAGTGAATTATCGTATAATGAATCTGGAAAAAGCGAAAATCATCCAGAGATATATTACAGTAGTAAATCTTCGCAAATTCAACTACAGAACACACATTCTTTTTTTTGAATTCAGAAAATTTGATTTGGAAGCAGAGAAAAAAATCATTGATTTTTTGACTGGTTTTCCATACTGTATCTGGGCAGCCTCAGCAAGTGGAAGTTGGGATATCATAGTAGATGTAATATCCAATGGTACTGAAAAATTTGATGAGATATCTTCAAATATTCTTGACTCATTAGGCGATAATCTAAAAAGATACGAATTCCTGGAAACAGTTAAGGAATCCTATTATAACCACAAATATTTGACTGGAGATAAAAGTAATGGTGATTCTTCTAAAGAAATTAGCTCTGAGCCGGACAATACTGATTTTATGATTCTAAAAGAGCTTAGCCAAAACTCAAGAATCAAAGCCACTGAAATATCCAGGAATATTGGGATATCGCACGATAGAGTATCTTACAGGATCAAGAAAATGCTAAAATCAAAAATAATTGAACAGTTTACTGTTTTGCTGGATTTTTCCAAGATAGGCTATACATATTATTACCTGTTTTTTAAATTCAATTCTCTCACAAAACCGACAGAGAAAAGAATAATTACTTTTTTGAAATCAAGAAAGGAGGTTTTATTCTTTGGCAAAAATGCAGGAAAGTATAATTTCAATATCGATGTTATTGTAGAGAATCCGCTGCAACTGAAAGATTTTATAAATAGCTTAAGGTCATTCACCGGTGATATCATTGGATCCAGAGAAAGCTTACTGATATTTGAACAGCATAAAAATGACTATTTTCCACAAGGCATAATCTTAGACAGAAATTAA
- the tgt gene encoding tRNA guanosine(34) transglycosylase Tgt has protein sequence MAKFQFKILKNNKNSGARAGLIKTKRGNIQTPYLVTVATSASVRALDSHDLISLGAQCTLANTYHLHLRPGDERIRKLGGLHKFMNFDKPIFTDSGGFQAFSLGYGMEHNINKLGNIFAGPNKKGKTAREKKEKLARVDDNGVHFRSVYDGTKYFMDAKKSMKIQSNLGSDIIMAFDECTSPLSDYEYTRKALLRTHRWAAASLKYHDKKQALYGIVQGGWFKKLRTRSAEFINSLPFEGIAIGGSLGKSKKDMHKILEWVVPMLDKRPRHLLGIGDIDDLFECVSRGIDTFDCVAPTRIARRGNLYILPESGGSLKNKFRINIKAAVHKDDKEAVDENCGCPTCRNYSRAYLRHLYRVNELTYFRLASVHNIHFMLRLMERIRKSILNDSFDKLKRKWLKKK, from the coding sequence ATGGCCAAGTTCCAATTCAAAATATTAAAAAACAACAAGAATAGTGGAGCGAGAGCAGGGCTGATAAAAACCAAAAGGGGAAACATACAAACACCTTATTTGGTGACGGTTGCAACTTCTGCCAGCGTGAGGGCATTGGATTCCCATGATTTAATTAGCTTAGGAGCTCAGTGCACGCTTGCAAATACCTATCATCTGCATCTCCGGCCGGGGGATGAAAGAATAAGGAAATTGGGAGGGCTGCATAAATTCATGAATTTTGACAAGCCCATATTTACAGATTCCGGCGGTTTTCAGGCATTTTCTTTAGGCTATGGGATGGAGCACAACATCAATAAGCTGGGGAATATATTTGCCGGGCCGAACAAGAAAGGGAAGACGGCAAGGGAGAAGAAAGAGAAACTGGCAAGAGTTGATGACAACGGAGTTCATTTTCGTTCAGTATATGACGGAACAAAGTATTTTATGGATGCGAAAAAGAGCATGAAGATACAGTCAAATCTCGGCTCTGACATAATAATGGCTTTTGACGAGTGCACTTCTCCCTTGTCTGATTATGAATACACAAGAAAGGCTTTGTTGAGGACACACAGATGGGCTGCGGCTTCACTAAAATACCATGACAAGAAACAGGCTCTTTACGGGATTGTGCAGGGCGGGTGGTTTAAGAAGCTGAGAACCAGGAGTGCTGAATTTATAAACAGCCTTCCCTTTGAAGGCATTGCTATCGGAGGAAGCCTGGGAAAAAGCAAGAAAGATATGCATAAGATTCTGGAGTGGGTTGTTCCGATGCTGGATAAGAGGCCCAGGCATTTGCTGGGCATAGGCGATATAGATGACTTATTTGAGTGCGTTTCCAGGGGCATAGATACATTTGACTGTGTTGCTCCAACAAGGATTGCAAGGCGGGGAAACCTATATATATTGCCTGAAAGCGGCGGCAGTTTAAAAAATAAATTTCGGATAAACATTAAGGCAGCTGTGCATAAGGATGACAAGGAAGCTGTTGATGAGAATTGCGGCTGCCCTACTTGCAGAAATTATTCCAGAGCTTATCTTAGGCATCTTTATAGAGTAAATGAACTGACATATTTTAGGCTTGCTTCGGTCCATAATATTCATTTTATGCTTAGACTGATGGAGAGAATAAGAAAAAGTATTTTAAATGATAGTTTTGATAAGCTGAAGAGAAAATGGCTGAAGAAGAAATAA
- a CDS encoding queuosine precursor transporter, which translates to MPNEILWIVLLLASFSGIILAYRFFGKTGLYAWTVMAIVIANIQVLKTIQIFGFVTALGNIIYSSIFLVTDILCENHSKKDARKAVMVGFFVMVAVTILMQICLAFIPHSSDIMSPHIEAIFSLFFPILIASLSAYLASQFFDVWWYTKLKQLTKGRYLWLRNNISTMLSQLIDNIIFTGIFFVGYFLVFEPENFLGWPIIASIFFTSYMMKWIIAFLDTPFLYLARKMKNTADS; encoded by the coding sequence ATGCCAAACGAAATACTATGGATCGTGCTTTTATTAGCTTCTTTTTCAGGTATAATCCTTGCTTACAGATTTTTCGGAAAAACAGGCCTTTATGCCTGGACAGTTATGGCAATAGTAATAGCAAACATACAAGTCCTGAAGACAATCCAAATATTTGGATTTGTCACAGCATTAGGCAATATTATCTACAGTTCAATATTCTTGGTTACAGATATATTATGCGAAAATCACAGCAAGAAAGACGCGCGAAAAGCAGTAATGGTAGGATTTTTCGTCATGGTTGCAGTAACAATATTAATGCAAATATGCCTTGCTTTCATTCCCCATTCCTCAGATATAATGAGTCCCCATATCGAGGCAATTTTTAGCTTATTCTTCCCGATTTTAATAGCATCCCTGTCAGCTTATCTTGCCTCACAATTTTTCGACGTATGGTGGTACACTAAACTAAAGCAGCTGACCAAAGGCAGATATCTCTGGCTTAGAAACAATATCTCAACAATGCTGTCCCAGCTCATCGACAACATAATCTTCACAGGTATTTTCTTTGTAGGATATTTCCTTGTCTTTGAGCCGGAAAATTTTCTTGGCTGGCCTATAATCGCTTCAATCTTCTTTACATCCTATATGATGAAGTGGATTATAGCATTCCTTGATACTCCTTTCCTCTACCTTGCCAGGAAAATGAAAAACACAGCAGACAGTTAG
- the aspS gene encoding aspartate--tRNA ligase → MLRSHTCGELNEKYVGKKVELAGWVSKIRTHGGILFVDIRDRHGITQLIFDPHHKKIQESAMLSKDDVIKIAGRTRKRLEVNRKIPTGKIEVLVCRLEILNKAAALPMDENAEEDTRLKYRYIDLRSAKMQKNIILRHKIVSAVRSYFDKNGFLDIETPVLGKSTPEGARDYLVPSRVHKGKFYALPQSPQLYKQLLMVSGMDKYYQIVKCFRDEDLRSDRQPEFTQIDVEMSFVEEEDIYQTVEGLMKSIMKAAGANIKTPFRRITYREAMAKYGSDKPDLRFGMELVDITDIAKKTEFKIFNSAASIKCIVAEGCASYSRKQIDRLADVVKIYGARGLAYIKLGEEEGISKFVDEEFIKGLTKITKAKKGDLVLFVADAKHHIVDVALGQLRLRLGRELKLIKDSWEFAWIVDFPMFEYDEDEKRHVAVHHPFTSPKELSLEYLKKDPHSLLAKAYDLVLNGNELGGGSIRIHRRDVQERVFELLGIPKKEAELKFGFLLEAFKYGAPPHGGIAFGLDRLVAILAGEDNIREVITFPKTKSAESLMEGSPSKVNPEQLDELGLKLAK, encoded by the coding sequence ATGCTTAGAAGCCATACATGTGGAGAATTGAATGAAAAATATGTTGGAAAGAAGGTAGAGCTTGCTGGCTGGGTTAGCAAGATCAGGACGCACGGCGGCATACTGTTTGTTGATATCAGGGATAGGCATGGGATTACACAACTTATTTTTGACCCACACCATAAGAAAATACAGGAATCGGCCATGCTCAGTAAGGATGACGTAATCAAAATAGCAGGCAGGACAAGAAAGAGGCTTGAAGTGAATAGAAAGATTCCTACCGGCAAAATTGAGGTTTTAGTGTGTCGGCTTGAAATACTAAACAAGGCTGCTGCGCTTCCTATGGATGAGAATGCTGAGGAAGATACACGGTTAAAATATAGGTATATCGACCTGAGGTCTGCAAAGATGCAGAAAAATATCATACTCAGGCATAAGATTGTTAGTGCTGTTAGGAGTTATTTTGATAAAAATGGGTTTCTTGATATCGAAACGCCGGTTTTAGGCAAATCCACTCCCGAAGGAGCGCGTGATTATTTAGTGCCTTCCAGGGTGCATAAGGGAAAATTTTATGCCCTGCCGCAATCTCCACAGCTTTACAAACAACTTCTTATGGTCAGTGGAATGGATAAGTATTATCAAATTGTAAAATGCTTCAGGGATGAGGATTTAAGATCGGACAGACAGCCTGAATTTACTCAAATCGATGTTGAGATGAGTTTTGTAGAAGAAGAGGATATCTATCAGACTGTTGAGGGATTGATGAAGAGCATTATGAAAGCTGCCGGAGCAAATATCAAAACCCCATTTAGGAGAATTACTTACAGGGAAGCAATGGCCAAATATGGAAGCGATAAGCCGGATTTAAGGTTTGGAATGGAGCTAGTTGATATAACTGACATTGCAAAGAAAACTGAATTTAAGATTTTTAACAGTGCTGCCAGTATTAAATGTATAGTTGCCGAGGGTTGTGCCAGTTATTCCAGAAAACAGATTGATAGATTGGCTGATGTTGTAAAAATCTATGGCGCCAGGGGTCTTGCATATATAAAACTTGGTGAAGAAGAGGGGATAAGTAAGTTTGTTGATGAAGAATTCATAAAAGGTCTTACTAAGATTACTAAAGCCAAGAAAGGAGATTTAGTATTGTTTGTCGCAGATGCTAAGCATCATATTGTTGATGTAGCTCTTGGTCAGCTTAGGTTGCGCCTTGGGAGGGAATTGAAATTGATAAAAGATTCATGGGAATTTGCCTGGATTGTTGATTTCCCTATGTTTGAGTATGATGAGGACGAGAAAAGACATGTTGCTGTGCATCATCCATTCACCTCACCAAAGGAGCTTAGTTTAGAGTATTTGAAAAAAGACCCCCATAGCCTGCTTGCCAAAGCTTATGATTTAGTTTTGAATGGAAATGAACTGGGCGGCGGGTCGATAAGGATACATAGGAGAGATGTTCAGGAGAGAGTTTTTGAACTGCTTGGAATACCAAAGAAAGAAGCTGAATTAAAGTTCGGATTTCTTCTTGAAGCATTTAAATACGGTGCTCCACCCCATGGAGGTATTGCCTTCGGGCTTGACAGGCTTGTTGCGATACTTGCAGGCGAAGACAATATCAGGGAAGTAATCACATTTCCAAAAACTAAGAGTGCTGAAAGCTTAATGGAAGGATCCCCTTCGAAAGTCAACCCTGAACAGCTGGATGAATTGGGATTGAAGCTAGCTAAGTAA
- a CDS encoding GNAT family N-acetyltransferase encodes MRAQSPKTKEDFENYYDLRWRILRKSWNQPRESEKDDLESKSIHIMFKKDGVILGVGRAHFNSKDESQIRYMAIEKKHRRKGIGTIILKELEKIIKKKGGKIIVLNSRESAVNFYKKYGYSVIKRSHNLFGSIPHYKMKKKLLS; translated from the coding sequence ATGAGAGCACAATCGCCAAAGACCAAAGAAGATTTTGAGAATTACTATGATTTGCGTTGGCGAATCCTGAGAAAATCTTGGAATCAACCCAGAGAAAGCGAAAAAGATGATTTGGAAAGTAAAAGTATTCATATAATGTTTAAAAAAGATGGTGTTATTTTGGGAGTTGGTAGAGCACACTTCAATTCTAAGGATGAAAGCCAGATTAGATATATGGCAATAGAGAAGAAACATAGGAGAAAAGGTATAGGAACTATTATTCTGAAAGAATTGGAGAAAATAATAAAGAAAAAAGGCGGTAAAATCATAGTTCTGAATTCTAGGGAATCTGCAGTAAATTTTTATAAAAAATATGGATATAGTGTAATTAAGAGATCACATAATCTTTTCGGTTCTATTCCACATTATAAGATGAAAAAGAAATTACTTAGCTAG
- a CDS encoding winged helix-turn-helix transcriptional regulator, which yields MEKYSIFMNLDEKDKRILGILTEDSSLTTSKISKKTRIPITTIHNRIQKLKKHRIIKSYTLNLNYEKLGRPITAYILLTVNQNLTTGKKTSQQHIAKKIKAHRYVDTVDIVTGATDMIIKVRTDSMGTLNNLLTKDLRKIDGVDKTQTMIVLEEI from the coding sequence ATGGAAAAATATTCCATTTTTATGAATCTAGATGAAAAAGATAAAAGGATACTGGGCATTTTGACTGAAGATTCTTCTTTGACAACAAGCAAAATCTCCAAAAAAACAAGGATTCCTATAACCACAATCCATAATAGGATACAGAAACTAAAAAAACACAGGATAATAAAAAGTTACACCCTTAATCTGAATTATGAGAAGCTAGGCAGGCCGATTACAGCTTATATTCTGTTGACGGTAAATCAAAACCTAACAACAGGAAAAAAAACATCTCAACAGCATATTGCTAAAAAAATAAAAGCCCACCGCTATGTAGATACAGTAGATATAGTAACTGGTGCAACAGACATGATAATAAAAGTAAGAACTGATTCCATGGGGACATTAAATAACCTATTAACAAAGGATTTGAGAAAAATTGACGGTGTTGATAAAACACAGACTATGATAGTCCTGGAGGAGATTTAA
- a CDS encoding aspartate--ammonia ligase yields the protein MPKNQIIPEGYKSILTLRQTEKAIKEIKDFFEKKLSGELNLQRVSAPRFVRRGTGVNDDLNGTEKKVAFQVKYDRSIMAECVFSLAKWKRMALADYGFSVGEGLYTDMDAIRPDEEVLDNLHSIYVDQWDWEKSILPRDRNLEFLKKTVNSIYNSILETEKMIYEKYPVLKNRLPREITFVHSEDMVQKYPKLSPFERERELTKEYGAVFLIGIGGVLADGKPHDGRAPDYDDWSTPTNDGYRGLNGDIIVWNHLLDRQFELSSMGIRVDKEAMIRQLEIQGLAERKWYEWHKRLLGGEFPESIGGGLGQSRLCQLLLQKAHIGEVQASIWPEDVISYCREHDIHLL from the coding sequence ATGCCAAAAAACCAAATAATACCTGAAGGATATAAGAGTATCTTAACTTTAAGACAAACAGAGAAAGCAATAAAGGAAATAAAGGATTTTTTTGAAAAGAAATTGTCTGGAGAATTAAACTTGCAAAGAGTCAGTGCTCCACGTTTTGTTAGAAGAGGAACAGGAGTAAATGATGATTTGAATGGTACTGAGAAAAAGGTTGCATTTCAAGTAAAATATGATAGATCCATTATGGCTGAGTGTGTTTTTTCCCTTGCTAAATGGAAGCGTATGGCGCTTGCAGATTATGGATTCAGCGTCGGAGAGGGGCTTTATACTGATATGGATGCAATCAGACCAGACGAGGAAGTATTGGATAACTTACATTCAATATATGTTGATCAATGGGATTGGGAAAAGAGCATTCTCCCTCGGGACAGAAATTTAGAGTTTCTGAAAAAGACTGTTAACAGTATTTATAATTCAATACTGGAGACAGAGAAAATGATTTACGAGAAGTATCCAGTGTTAAAAAATAGACTGCCAAGAGAAATAACTTTTGTGCATTCAGAGGATATGGTTCAAAAATATCCTAAACTTTCGCCGTTTGAGCGCGAGAGGGAATTGACAAAAGAATATGGTGCAGTGTTTTTAATAGGTATTGGAGGGGTGCTTGCTGATGGCAAGCCGCATGATGGAAGAGCACCTGATTATGATGACTGGTCTACACCCACCAATGACGGTTATAGGGGTCTTAACGGAGATATTATTGTCTGGAATCATCTGCTTGACAGACAGTTTGAGCTGTCTTCGATGGGAATAAGGGTGGATAAGGAAGCGATGATCCGACAACTTGAGATTCAGGGTTTGGCGGAAAGGAAATGGTATGAGTGGCACAAGAGACTTCTCGGAGGGGAGTTCCCTGAGAGTATTGGCGGAGGGCTTGGACAGTCAAGACTGTGCCAACTACTGCTGCAGAAAGCCCATATCGGAGAGGTGCAGGCCAGCATCTGGCCTGAAGACGTAATATCGTACTGTAGAGAACATGATATACACCTATTATAA
- the asnS gene encoding asparagine--tRNA ligase — protein MKKYISIQEAMDKGSGKVSIRGWVYRERGSNKFKFLVIRDASNIIQCIIEKEKFGEEKFKIAKGLQIEASVQLTGEIKKEPRAPTGYEVHVSDFNVVGESDTFPITKDQSPEFLLDKRHLWIRSRKLTAILKIRSTVAGSIHKFFRDRGYYEFDAPILQPSQCEGGSTLFEVKYYKAKTYLSQSWQLYAEAGIFSLEKIYNFGPTFRAEKSKTSRHLSEFWMAEMEAAWMELPEITEIAKEEIKLIINEVIRHNKPELEFLKRDIEKLQKVADKPWPTITYTEALKILKEKEKMEVPWGKDLRTIEEDKIMNHYDTPIVITNYPKETMAFYKPADPKDPKTALCFDMLAPEGYGEIIGGSQRDTDVNSLIEGLKNQGEKPEDYEWYLDLRRYGSVPHSGFGVGVERVVAWICGLDNIKDTIPFPRTMLRWTP, from the coding sequence ATGAAAAAATATATTTCAATACAGGAAGCTATGGATAAGGGAAGCGGCAAGGTTAGCATTAGAGGCTGGGTTTATCGAGAAAGAGGAAGCAATAAGTTTAAATTCCTAGTTATTCGGGATGCGAGCAATATTATTCAGTGCATAATTGAAAAGGAGAAATTTGGGGAAGAGAAATTTAAGATTGCCAAGGGATTACAAATTGAAGCTTCGGTTCAATTAACTGGAGAGATAAAAAAAGAACCTAGGGCTCCAACTGGTTATGAAGTCCATGTTAGTGATTTTAACGTTGTCGGAGAATCTGATACGTTTCCAATAACAAAGGACCAGTCTCCTGAATTTTTACTCGATAAAAGACACCTGTGGATTCGAAGCAGAAAGCTTACTGCAATTCTAAAGATAAGGAGCACTGTGGCTGGTTCTATCCATAAATTCTTTAGAGATAGGGGATACTATGAATTTGATGCTCCTATCCTACAGCCCAGCCAATGTGAAGGAGGCTCTACTTTGTTTGAAGTAAAATATTATAAAGCAAAGACATATTTATCGCAGTCCTGGCAGCTTTATGCAGAAGCTGGAATTTTCTCCCTTGAAAAAATCTATAATTTCGGACCAACTTTCAGGGCTGAAAAATCGAAAACCAGCAGGCACTTGTCTGAATTCTGGATGGCAGAAATGGAAGCTGCATGGATGGAGCTTCCTGAGATAACTGAAATAGCAAAAGAAGAAATTAAGCTTATAATCAATGAAGTGATTAGGCACAATAAGCCCGAGCTTGAGTTTTTAAAGAGAGATATTGAAAAGCTACAGAAAGTCGCTGACAAACCCTGGCCTACAATAACTTATACAGAAGCCCTTAAAATACTGAAAGAAAAGGAAAAAATGGAAGTTCCATGGGGAAAAGACCTCAGGACTATTGAAGAAGATAAAATTATGAATCATTATGATACTCCTATTGTTATAACTAACTACCCAAAAGAAACAATGGCATTCTACAAGCCTGCTGACCCAAAAGATCCCAAGACAGCACTTTGTTTTGATATGCTGGCTCCCGAAGGATATGGAGAAATTATTGGGGGAAGCCAACGAGACACTGATGTAAATAGTTTGATTGAGGGGCTTAAAAATCAAGGAGAAAAACCTGAAGATTATGAATGGTATCTTGATTTGAGGAGATATGGCAGTGTTCCACATTCAGGATTTGGTGTTGGAGTAGAGCGAGTGGTTGCATGGATTTGCGGGCTTGATAATATTAAGGATACGATTCCTTTCCCAAGGACAATGTTAAGATGGACGCCATGA
- the rdgB gene encoding RdgB/HAM1 family non-canonical purine NTP pyrophosphatase, translating to MDAMKIYFATHNKSKVKEFGEILKGIADVKQLDDDYPELRSDLPEEIVLEAVKKLAEKYKKPMVAEDSGLFIKALNGFPGTCSAYIHKRIGLKGILKLMEGIAERECEYRSAVGYCEPGKDAVSFLGIEKGKIADSERGKHGFGHDPIFIPAGNDKTYGEMENAEKYKKFRKDAVLKLMHYLRA from the coding sequence ATGGACGCCATGAAAATCTACTTCGCCACCCATAACAAAAGCAAAGTAAAAGAGTTCGGAGAAATTCTCAAAGGAATTGCAGATGTGAAGCAGCTGGATGATGATTATCCAGAACTTAGGAGTGATTTGCCTGAGGAAATTGTTCTTGAAGCTGTCAAGAAACTTGCGGAGAAATATAAAAAGCCGATGGTTGCAGAGGATTCAGGATTATTCATAAAGGCCCTTAACGGCTTTCCGGGAACATGCTCTGCCTATATACATAAAAGAATCGGGCTGAAAGGCATTCTAAAGCTTATGGAAGGCATTGCAGAGAGGGAATGCGAGTACAGAAGCGCTGTGGGATATTGTGAACCGGGAAAAGATGCTGTTAGCTTTTTGGGTATAGAGAAAGGAAAGATTGCTGATTCTGAAAGGGGCAAGCATGGCTTTGGGCATGATCCAATCTTTATTCCGGCAGGGAACGATAAGACGTATGGGGAGATGGAAAATGCTGAGAAATATAAGAAATTCAGGAAGGATGCTGTTTTGAAGCTGATGCATTATTTAAGAGCCTAA
- a CDS encoding DUF87 domain-containing protein, producing MKGLIISGEFGKIIARQKSEQSLEIGELLIGKAENNNVLLQVTDLMYGSQISQQNLELISGMRLEEDSSIDFYDENIRNYKLAVLKSLLSIKEKKAQLCKELPKFLSEIREIRKEDLKFITEPKNPLKIGKLRSGSKLLDVDIALPGEKVFSHHILIPATTGRGKSNLTANMLWNCIDKSYCGILVLDPHDEYYGRNKPGLKEHMKKENVIYYTANQPPPGAKTLKINLQSIKPHHFNGVTNFSSPQKQAMSMYYKRYGKKWIESLIMDKSLDENTKFFQDGTMAVVKRKLLSLLDLDWNGRQLFYNGIFCLDKGEAIISDICTELENSNTVIVDTSSFAGEIEILIGSLISTEILRKYKHYKLTGNLTQKPVINIILEEAPRVLGKEVLEKGSNIFATIAREGRKFKVGLTAITQLPSLIPRQILANMNTKIILGLEMSPERQAIIDSASQDLSADSRAIASLDTGEAIITSNFSRFATPIKIPLFEELVKQKKKQEPTKNSFSGISLS from the coding sequence ATGAAAGGGCTTATAATATCAGGCGAATTCGGTAAAATTATAGCCAGGCAGAAGTCAGAGCAAAGCCTCGAAATAGGGGAATTGCTGATAGGAAAAGCGGAAAATAATAATGTCTTGCTACAGGTAACTGATTTAATGTACGGCAGCCAGATATCACAGCAGAATCTTGAGCTTATTTCAGGCATGCGCCTTGAAGAAGACTCCTCTATTGATTTTTATGATGAGAATATAAGGAATTACAAGCTTGCGGTTCTTAAAAGCTTGTTATCAATCAAAGAAAAAAAGGCGCAGCTCTGCAAAGAGCTCCCGAAATTTCTCTCTGAAATAAGGGAAATAAGAAAAGAAGACCTGAAATTTATTACAGAGCCCAAAAATCCGTTGAAAATAGGAAAGCTACGCTCAGGCTCAAAACTATTGGATGTGGATATAGCGCTTCCAGGAGAGAAAGTATTTTCTCATCATATACTCATTCCGGCAACAACAGGCAGGGGCAAGTCCAATCTTACAGCAAACATGCTCTGGAATTGTATAGATAAAAGTTACTGCGGCATTCTTGTCCTTGATCCCCATGATGAATATTACGGCAGAAACAAGCCAGGACTTAAAGAGCATATGAAAAAAGAAAATGTTATCTACTATACAGCAAATCAGCCCCCTCCGGGCGCGAAAACCCTAAAAATCAATCTTCAGTCTATAAAGCCCCATCATTTTAATGGTGTTACCAATTTCTCATCTCCCCAAAAACAAGCCATGAGCATGTATTATAAAAGATACGGTAAAAAATGGATAGAGTCGCTTATCATGGACAAATCGCTCGATGAAAATACAAAATTTTTTCAGGACGGCACTATGGCAGTTGTAAAAAGAAAGCTGCTTTCCCTGCTCGATTTGGACTGGAATGGCCGGCAGCTATTTTACAATGGAATCTTTTGCTTGGACAAGGGAGAAGCAATTATCTCAGATATCTGCACAGAGCTTGAGAATTCAAACACAGTTATTGTTGATACTTCCTCTTTTGCTGGTGAAATAGAGATTCTTATCGGAAGCTTAATCTCTACAGAAATTTTAAGGAAATACAAGCATTACAAATTAACTGGAAACCTAACCCAGAAGCCTGTGATCAATATAATCCTTGAGGAAGCCCCCCGTGTACTTGGAAAAGAAGTATTGGAAAAAGGCTCTAACATCTTTGCAACTATAGCAAGAGAAGGCAGAAAATTTAAGGTAGGTCTGACCGCAATAACCCAGCTCCCATCATTGATACCTAGGCAGATTCTTGCTAATATGAATACAAAAATTATCCTTGGCTTGGAGATGTCTCCTGAAAGGCAGGCTATAATAGACTCTGCTTCACAGGATTTATCAGCAGACTCAAGAGCAATAGCATCCTTAGATACAGGAGAAGCCATCATTACAAGCAATTTCTCCAGGTTCGCTACTCCAATAAAAATTCCTCTATTCGAAGAATTAGTAAAGCAAAAGAAAAAACAAGAACCTACAAAAAATTCATTTTCAGGCATTTCTTTAAGTTAA
- a CDS encoding GTP-binding protein, whose product MAGIFGFLNKILKNLFRKKKHIKLGLYGPPNGGKTTLANRICQDWLGEDMGSVSNVAHETREIQIKEQINIKNEEGKEISFNLVDTPGIATKIDYEDFLKTGMKEKEAKNRAKEATKGVIDSIKWLDEMDTVIIVLDSTVDPYSQVNITIVGNLAAREIPVLLIANKIDLKKSNMKRIETAFPQYEVIGISAKYGTNINEFYDALFKYAA is encoded by the coding sequence ATGGCAGGAATATTTGGATTTTTGAATAAGATTCTAAAAAATCTTTTCAGGAAAAAGAAGCACATAAAGCTTGGCCTATACGGGCCACCGAACGGGGGCAAGACCACATTGGCAAACCGGATATGCCAGGATTGGCTGGGAGAGGATATGGGAAGCGTGAGCAATGTTGCACATGAGACGAGAGAGATACAAATAAAAGAGCAAATCAACATCAAGAACGAGGAAGGAAAGGAAATAAGCTTCAACCTGGTTGATACGCCGGGTATAGCCACAAAAATAGATTATGAGGACTTCCTGAAAACAGGAATGAAGGAAAAGGAAGCCAAGAACAGGGCAAAAGAGGCCACTAAAGGAGTTATAGACTCTATAAAATGGCTTGATGAAATGGATACTGTTATTATAGTACTTGATTCTACTGTAGACCCTTATTCACAGGTAAATATAACTATAGTGGGCAATTTAGCTGCCAGGGAAATACCTGTTTTATTAATCGCGAATAAAATAGACCTCAAGAAATCGAATATGAAAAGGATAGAGACTGCTTTCCCGCAGTATGAAGTAATAGGAATATCAGCCAAATACGGGACAAATATCAATGAGTTTTATGATGCCCTGTTCAAGTATGCCGCCTAG